The genome window AGGGATTTTCGGATGGCTGGAACCGGTATCCCACCCCGTGCACCGTGAGCAGAGACTGCGGAGTGGCCGGGTCCGGTTCGATCTTCTTGCGCAACTGGGCGACATGCTGGTCGAGGGTTCTCGTCGTGCCGAAATAGTCGACGCCCCAGGCTGCATTGAGCAGATCGTTGCGGGAGAGGACTTCATTCGGCCGCGCATGGAAAATTTCCAGCAGCTTCATTTCCCGTGAGGTCAGGCTGTGCGATCGCTCGCCGACCGTAACCTGGTAGGTCTTGCGGTCGACCAGGGCCCGGCCGACCCGGAAGGTGTCCGGACAGCTCGCTGCCGGCTCCGGCCGATGGTTCCGCGAACGGCGCAGCACGGCGGCGATCCGCGCCCGCAGCTCGTGCAGACCGAAGGGTTTGGTGACATAATCGTCCGCCCCGAGTTCGAGCCCGACCACCTTGTCGATCTCCTCCCCCTTGGCCGTCAGCATGATAATCGGGGTGAGGCTGTCACTTTTACGGATTTCGCGGCAGACATCGTAGCCGCTCATCTCCGGCATCATCACATCGAGCAGAACCAGGTCGGGCCCCTCCCGGCGGAAACAGTCCAGGGCCTGC of Desulfuromonas sp. contains these proteins:
- a CDS encoding response regulator transcription factor; this encodes QALDCFRREGPDLVLLDVMMPEMSGYDVCREIRKSDSLTPIIMLTAKGEEIDKVVGLELGADDYVTKPFGLHELRARIAAVLRRSRNHRPEPAASCPDTFRVGRALVDRKTYQVTVGERSHSLTSREMKLLEIFHARPNEVLSRNDLLNAAWGVDYFGTTRTLDQHVAQLRKKIEPDPATPQSLLTVHGVGYRFQPSENP